The sequence TTCTGGAAAGAACGGACGGCAATAAGTCTGTCTCGGCTAAGTTATTGGGAATAAACAGAAACACTTTACGCAAAAAAGCGAAGGAACACGGATTTGACTGATTTAAAAAAAGAACTTCTTAAAGTATTTGAAAAAAACGACAACCCTCTCCCCTCCGGCGTTATCGCCAAGCAGATGGGAATAGATAAAAAACTGGTAAAAAAGATAATAAACGAACTCACCCGCACGGGGGAGCTGATTAAGCTGAAATCCGGCAGGTACGCCCCTGCAAAGGAAATAAACCTTATCACAGGCAAAATAGACTTTCACCCCGAGGGCTACGCCTTCCTCAGCCCGCTTTCCGGCGGCGGGAGCGATTACTTTGTACCATCTATGAAGACCGGAAATGCTCTGAACGGCGATATTGTGGCGGTCAGTCTGGAGAAATTCAGAGGCAAGACCGAGGCAAGGGTGGTGAAAATCATCAGCCGCAGCATGCAGAAGGTTGTGGGACGCATAGAAAAATCCCGATATGCCATATACTGCATGCCGCTGGATAAAAAATTCCTTTACGACATTTTCATCCCCGAAGTCCACGCCAAAGGAGTCGAGGAGGGGGATATAGTCATAGTCGAGCTTACTGTCTATCCGGATAAGAAGCGCCGCCCCGAAGGGAAGATTGTAAAAAAACTCGGCACGATAGACGACAAGGGCATAGAAAACGAGATTGTCCTTGCCAAATACAACCTTGAGCGTGAATTCCCCAAACGGGTAATGCAGGAGGTTGAGGAGAGCGCGGAGAAGCTTAAGAAAAACGCTGGCAGGCGCACCGATTTCACGGAGCTTTTCACCGTGACCATTGACGGCGAAACCGCCAGAGATTTTGACGATGCCATCTCCATAGAAAAAACGGAAAACGGTCACAGGCTGTATGTCCATATTGCGGACGTGAGCCATTTCGTCCGCCCTGATACGTATCTGGATAAGGAAGCGCTCAAACGGGGAACCAGCACATATTTTCCCGAATTTGCCATCCCCATGCTGCCGGAGAAGCTTTCAAACGACCTTTGCAGCCTCCGCCCCGACACCAAGAGACTCACGCTGACTGCGGCAATGGAGTTTGACAGCAGCGGAAAGAGAACCGGACAGAAGTTCTACCGCTCCGTAATAAAAAGCGATAAGAGACTGACCTACACATATGTCTTTGATGTTCTGGAGGGCAGGGAGAAGACGAGGAGCAAGGATCTCAATTTCCTTATTTCCGCTTCCGCCGAGCTTGCCGGAAAAATCATGAAGCGCAGAAGCAGCGAAGGCATGCTGGATTTCGATCTGCCTGAACCTGTATTTGAATTTGATGAAAACGGTGATCTGAAAGATGTTCATCCTCTTGAGAGAAATATCGCCCACAGACTCATAGAAAATTTTATGATCGAGGCAAACGAAGCGGTGTCTGAATATCTTGAGCAGCACGCGTCAGCATCGATCTACCGTGTGCACGACAAACCGGACAGACAGAAGCTTGAGGAGTACGAGAACATGTGCGCATCCTTCGGCATACCGGTGAGTTTCGGGGATACGATCGACACCATTGCGGTGCGTGAGGTCTGCGACAGGGTGAATGATTCCAAATATGCCCATGTACTCGGCGGACAGCTCGTTCGCGCCATGGCTAAAGCTGTTTACGCCACGGCCAATATAGGGCATTTCGGGCTGGCTTCGGAATCATACACACACTTCACAAGCCCCATACGCCGTTACCCCGACCTTCTGGTGCACAGGCTTCTGGCAACCGTTCTGTTCAATGATCCGTATGAGATAGACGGGGGCAGGCTTGAAACCTTAGCGGCTCTTTGCAGCACAGCCGAGCAAAACTCCGTTCAGGCTGAGAGAGACATACAGAAATTCAAAATTCTGAAATACCTTTACAGCCATTTTGACGAGCCCTACAGCGCCTACATCAGCAGGGTCAACGCCAACGGCATGTTCGTGTTCCTTGATAAGCTCATGCTTCAGGGTTATGTGCACACATCTTCACTTGAGGGGGATTACTACGCGGTCAGTGATGACGGAAACGCTCTGGTGGGAAGAAGGAAAAAGAATATGTTCCGTGTAGGCGACTATGTGGAGGTCATGCCGGACCGTATAAGCTATGACATGCTTGAGGCGGAGTTCGTGATAGCCAAAGGTTAGGGTATGTCTTTCCGCGGGATGTTCTGGTTTTTAAATTTATGAAATATTCTTGCTATGAAAACGAAAGGTCTCAGTAAATAAAAAGAGGCACAGCTAGCAGACCTTATGGGCAGTTATTTAATAAATAAACCTTGCTGAAAAAGTTACATGGTGATACTTTTTAGTTAAGAAGAGGTACGAATGTCCGATTCTAAAAAGACGAGCTATACAGAACCCCACTATCATCTCAATAAGCTCAAGGAAAACATCAGGAATGAACGTTATCGTTTTACATTGAGAGCTAAAGAAGAGTTAGCTGATTCCGAAACTGATGAAGATACTGTCATAGAGGTAATTCTCAGTATCTATGACAGTGAGTTTTATAAATCCATGGAATCAAAAGAAAGACAGGGAATCTATCAAGATGTGTACAAGGTTACATCGGAACTTGGGCGTATGTATATCAAAATGCAAGAAAATCCTAAAGATTTCACAGTCATAATAAGTACGCATTATGGCTGGGAGGAGTAACATGAAAGCAGAATGCGGTTTATGCAATTCGACTATGACAAAAATATTTGAAAAAGAACTGGTAGTTGGCAAAGAAGAGTACGCAACTAAACTTAATCTCAAGTACATTGAGTGCGATGAGTGCGGAGAGTCGTTTTACACTAAAGAATCTGAAAGTGTAATTAACAAGACAGTCAGTGATATTAAAAGGAAAAAACAAGGACTGTTATTGGGTGAAGAAATAAAGGCATTCAGAAAAAGCCTAGGAGTAACTCAAGAGCAGCTTTCTATAATGTTGGGAATGGCTCCAAAAACCATTTCCAGATATGAAGGCGGTTTTGCAGTACAGAGCAAGCAGACAGATGAACACTTGCGTCTCATGATCAGCAACAGGGACAGAGCCATAGAAAAAGCCATTGAATTAAACTTTTTGGAAGATTGTATAGAAATATTTCCTGTCAGGAAACATAAAAATATTTATAAAACTAAGACAAGAGAGAACCACTCAAATTGTGGTTCTCTTGCTTTTTGCGGGTAACGATATGAAGCTTAAAATGGAAAACATTATCTTTCCGAATATCAGGATCATTGTCGCACCCGATGTTTATAAAAGGGTCTCAAAAGGGAAAAACCTAAATATCTCTATCAAATTAAAAAATAACCACGTTCCGGTAAGCCAAAAAGGTAAAAATTACCAAGTTCAAATGGATTTAAGTATAGAAAATAAGGAAAAAGATCTGATAATTGAAGCTATCGGGGTGGCTTCATTTTTGTTGGATGAACTACAGGATGAAGAACAAAAAGAGTTTGCCCTGAATGTTAATTGTTGTGCAATAATGTTCCCTTACATCAGAGAAAAAATCACCTATCTCACTCAATCAGCAGGTCTTGAACCATTAATCTTGGAGTCGTTTAATTTCGTTGACAGGTACAACAAAAGCAAGCAACAAGAAGAATCAGATACTTAAGCGAGAGCAGTTCCGGATTGCGATTGTTAATTTGACGGCACTTTTCCGATATTCCACTGCTTTAATTCAATGGTGAAGCTTGCTCCTGTGGCGCATTCATTGGCGTATATTCTGCCTTCCATATTGTTCTCAATGATTATTTTGGACATATACAGACCTATTCCGACTCCCTGTCCTTCCTCCTTTGTGGAGAAATAAGGTTCAAAGACCCTGTCCCTTATATCGTCAGGAATACCGCAGCCGTTATCCTCAAGGGTCATCTTAACAATATCCCCCTCCGGCTCCACTATCAGCTTAACAAGCCCTGATTCCTGCGAGCCCGAGCTTCGGGATTCTATTATGGCGTCTCTGGCGTTTGAGATAAGGTTCAGAAGAACCTGTTTGAACTCATTGGGGTATCCGTATGAGGTCACACATTTTATCTGGCTGGGCAGTTCGATCATGCCGGGTTTCAGTATCACCTGATGCTCGCCGTAGAATATTTTCAGTTCAATGTTATTGTTGATAAGCTGCGGATTGATCAGCGAGAGAACCTCCCGCATGATCTCGCATATGTCGAAGATTTCCTTCTCCTTGTCGGGTTTGAAGAAATTTCGGAAGTCATCAATGGTTTTGGACATGTAGGCTATCTGCTCCATGCAGTGATCCCTGAACTGGCTGATGTAGTCCATATTCAGCTCGCCGTACTCAAAAGCATCCTCCACATCCTGAACGTAAAGACCGATTGTTGTGAGCGGCTGTCGCCACTGGTGGGCTATGGCGTTGATCATCTGTCCCATAGCCGCGAGCTTGGACTGCTGCATAAGCATCTGCTCCTGAATGCGGTTATGCTCAACCTCTTCCTGAACCCGTTTTTCGAGATCTTTTTTCTTCTGCGCCAGTATCTGCTGGGTCTTCTTGCGGACTGTTATATCCCTGATGATTATCTGGACGAACCTGTTGTCTCCCGCTGTGAATGAGTTTGTGGCGATTTCTGAGTCAAATTTGTCGCCGTTTTTGCGGTAGAGTTCTTTTTCAAAATGCTGTCTGTTCTCCTGAATAAGATTTGGCATATTTTCATCAAGCTCAAACTCGGGGAAGAGTGAGGTGATTTTTCTGTTTTTCAGTTCATCGCAGGTATAGCCTATCTGCCTTTCCACCGCGTTGTTAGCGTCCTGAATAACCCCTTCGGAATCCATGATTATGATCGGATCCGCTGAAGTCTGGAAAAGGCTGCTGTATTTTTCTTCGCTGTTTTTGAGTTTTTCCTCAGCCTGCTTTCTCTCCTCAATCTCTTTCATGAGAAGACCGTTTATTTCGCTGAGCTCTCCGGTTTTCCTTTTGATTTTTTTCTCAAGAAAAAGACTGATGAGGAAGAGAAAAACGAGAGGAACCCCCAGACCGACTGTT is a genomic window of Geovibrio thiophilus containing:
- the rnr gene encoding ribonuclease R; the protein is MTDLKKELLKVFEKNDNPLPSGVIAKQMGIDKKLVKKIINELTRTGELIKLKSGRYAPAKEINLITGKIDFHPEGYAFLSPLSGGGSDYFVPSMKTGNALNGDIVAVSLEKFRGKTEARVVKIISRSMQKVVGRIEKSRYAIYCMPLDKKFLYDIFIPEVHAKGVEEGDIVIVELTVYPDKKRRPEGKIVKKLGTIDDKGIENEIVLAKYNLEREFPKRVMQEVEESAEKLKKNAGRRTDFTELFTVTIDGETARDFDDAISIEKTENGHRLYVHIADVSHFVRPDTYLDKEALKRGTSTYFPEFAIPMLPEKLSNDLCSLRPDTKRLTLTAAMEFDSSGKRTGQKFYRSVIKSDKRLTYTYVFDVLEGREKTRSKDLNFLISASAELAGKIMKRRSSEGMLDFDLPEPVFEFDENGDLKDVHPLERNIAHRLIENFMIEANEAVSEYLEQHASASIYRVHDKPDRQKLEEYENMCASFGIPVSFGDTIDTIAVREVCDRVNDSKYAHVLGGQLVRAMAKAVYATANIGHFGLASESYTHFTSPIRRYPDLLVHRLLATVLFNDPYEIDGGRLETLAALCSTAEQNSVQAERDIQKFKILKYLYSHFDEPYSAYISRVNANGMFVFLDKLMLQGYVHTSSLEGDYYAVSDDGNALVGRRKKNMFRVGDYVEVMPDRISYDMLEAEFVIAKG
- a CDS encoding type II toxin-antitoxin system MqsR family toxin translates to MSDSKKTSYTEPHYHLNKLKENIRNERYRFTLRAKEELADSETDEDTVIEVILSIYDSEFYKSMESKERQGIYQDVYKVTSELGRMYIKMQENPKDFTVIISTHYGWEE
- a CDS encoding type II TA system antitoxin MqsA family protein, with protein sequence MKAECGLCNSTMTKIFEKELVVGKEEYATKLNLKYIECDECGESFYTKESESVINKTVSDIKRKKQGLLLGEEIKAFRKSLGVTQEQLSIMLGMAPKTISRYEGGFAVQSKQTDEHLRLMISNRDRAIEKAIELNFLEDCIEIFPVRKHKNIYKTKTRENHSNCGSLAFCG
- a CDS encoding protein-export chaperone SecB; the encoded protein is MKLKMENIIFPNIRIIVAPDVYKRVSKGKNLNISIKLKNNHVPVSQKGKNYQVQMDLSIENKEKDLIIEAIGVASFLLDELQDEEQKEFALNVNCCAIMFPYIREKITYLTQSAGLEPLILESFNFVDRYNKSKQQEESDT
- a CDS encoding PAS domain S-box protein, yielding MTVNYCVYDNPPMIKISNKNSVGGIGADIINYVAEKENLRINYIISTWDGCLGMLETGGADIIFPIAFSRERAALYHFNDETVLTNWGQIYSGEKQKITSIPDLVGKKIAVIESDIYFKSDQGLKGLVKAFNIDVTFVYAESYREIIEAVDSGRADAGLINRLFGQLNENSYNVRRTPILIHPIEIRFAMPKGKQKSLVLSVMTDTHIAEMKSDKNSVYHKSLDKWMGVKEKNDFSSTLRLITVGLGVPLVFLFLISLFLEKKIKRKTGELSEINGLLMKEIEERKQAEEKLKNSEEKYSSLFQTSADPIIIMDSEGVIQDANNAVERQIGYTCDELKNRKITSLFPEFELDENMPNLIQENRQHFEKELYRKNGDKFDSEIATNSFTAGDNRFVQIIIRDITVRKKTQQILAQKKKDLEKRVQEEVEHNRIQEQMLMQQSKLAAMGQMINAIAHQWRQPLTTIGLYVQDVEDAFEYGELNMDYISQFRDHCMEQIAYMSKTIDDFRNFFKPDKEKEIFDICEIMREVLSLINPQLINNNIELKIFYGEHQVILKPGMIELPSQIKCVTSYGYPNEFKQVLLNLISNARDAIIESRSSGSQESGLVKLIVEPEGDIVKMTLEDNGCGIPDDIRDRVFEPYFSTKEEGQGVGIGLYMSKIIIENNMEGRIYANECATGASFTIELKQWNIGKVPSN